ACTGCTTATTTATATCTACACAGGCCAATTTGTTCTTGCCCTTTTTATTGCCCCTCCCATCATCCACTGGATTCTAAAGCGGAGACAAAATCGCGATACCGGTAACCGTTTCTGACAGCGCCCTCAACTGAAAACGGCTTTCTCTTAATAAAATCTATATTGAAACATTACTAAAGTAGCCTATCTTCATCATTCAATAATCCATTGTGGTGTCTCAAATATTAGCTATGTCTACCCGCTCAGAAGAAAATCACTCTTTAAAAAATAACCTATCCAACAGAGCTGAAGAAAAACGGCTTGAGGAGCTCTATAGCTATCATATCCTCGATACTGAACGGGATGATGATTTTGATGCATTGGCTACACTGGCAGCCAAAATTTGCGGTACTGCCGTTGCGCAGATCAATTTTATAGACGAGGATAGTCAGTGGTCGAAGTCGTGTATAGGCGCAGAAATGGACAGAATACCCCGGGAGCACTCCTTTTGTGATCATACGATCCGTCATGATGAAGATATGATTGTCCCCGACATGCTTGAAGATGAGCGTTTTAAAGGGAATTTGTTTGTTGAGAATGATCCCAACGTTCGATTCTATGCCGGAATAGCTATAAAAAGTGAGAACAGGCACAACATTGGCACGATCTGCGTCATTGATGTGGAACCAAAAGAGCTAAATGAACATCAGCTCGATTCACTCAAAATTTTAGCGAAAGAGATTGAAGTTCGCTTAAAATTAAGGAAGACCAATATTCAGCTTGAAGAAAGTAATCAGCAGCTCAATCAAACGGCCACCTTTTTAAAGAATAGTGCAGATCTGATGTTTCTCATCGACCCAAAACTTTTTAAAATCAGAGAGATCAACCGGGATGTTATCAAGCTGCTTGGATATCATCCGCACGAACTGCAAGATCAACCCCTATCCGTTTTGAAGCCGGGCCAGGTTTTTCTTGAAGAGTTAAATCATTGGGCTGGTAGTGATCTCGAAAAATTTGAATTCGAGTGCAGGCTCCAATCCAAAAACAGCGACAAAACCTGGTTTAACGTTCAAATCACCAAAGTGGATGAACTTTGGTACGCAACAGCCCGGCAGATCGAGAAAAGAAAACAGATTGAAGAAAAACACCGGGACACCCTTAAGATTTTAAAAAATGCACAGAGAATTGCCAAAGTGGGCAACTGGGCCTGGTACCCGCAAACCGGCGAGTTGATTTGGTCGGGTGAAATTCATCATCTGATGGGAACCGATCCTGATAACTATTCTCCCTCTATTAAAACTTTCATGCAGATGATACCTGAGGAGGATCGTCATATTTTAGAGAATACCATCCAGCGAATAATAGGTGGTGGCTCTATTGAGCATTTTGAGCATCGCGTTGTAAGAAAAGACGGTCAGCTAATTTATGTTACGCAAAGAGGTGAAATTGAGCGCAATGAACATGGCGAAGCTGTAAAAGTTATCGGAATTCTTCAGGATATCACCGAATCGAAACAAGCCGAAGAGAAAATCCTTGAGTCGCTGAAAGAGAAAGAGGTGATGCTTGCAGAGATTCATCACAGGGTGAAAAATAATTTATCGATCATCATTGGCATGCTTCAGCTCGAAGAATTTAACACCGACAATCTTCAAGCCTCTGAGATTATGAATTCAATTATATCCAGAATTCGCTCCATGGCGCTTGTTCATGAGAATCTCTATCAAACTGCAACATTTACCTATGTACCATTCGATAAGCTGATAGAAGATCTGATCAAGACCACGTTAAAATCCAATCACTACTCTAACAATCCAAATATAGTTATTGAAGCGGATGATGTTTGCCTGAACATAAATCAGGCCATTCCTTTTGCCCTGGCTGTCAATCAGCTTATCTACCTCTGCTTCAGTGAATATGAAAACCAAATCATCTTCAGCCTGAGCGATAAAGGCCAATCTGTAGAGTTACGTATTCAGGCTGAAGGAGAATCTTTTTTTAGTAAACTGACCGAAAATGAGAGCAATTCTGTAAATCTTTTCAAAACTCTGCTCACGCAGTTTAAGGGATCATACATGATCAATAACTCCAAAAGTGCCGGTCAGCTTCTGATCTCTTTTGATAAATCCGATAATAAAGGTTCATCAGCCGGAAACTTCTCCGGATAGATATTCATTGATTCCATTTTGCGAAGTTACCTCCGCACTTTATATTTGCGCACGAAATAAAACCTGATCTCGAACTCATCATCCCGAGCAATGAGGGATGATATTTTAATGTAAGTGTGTTTACATGAAAAAAATTATACTCGTTTTTTCTCTGACCGTTCTGTTCCCTCAACTGATTTTGGCACAGCTGACAGCCGAACTCGACTCTATCTCTGTCACGTCATCTCGAATTACGACATCCATCTCTGAAAGTGGCAAAAGTGTATCCGTCATTACGCAGAGGGAAATCGAAGCTATGCCGGTAACCTCGGTTGATGAGCTCATGCGCTCCATTCCCGGTATCAACATCAATGCAAGGCAGGGATTTGGGGTTCAGGCGGATGTTGGCATGCGTGGCAGCACGTTTTCACAAGTTCTTTTTATGCTTGATAATGTACCGCTGAACGATCCTCTAACGGCCCATTTCAATGCAAATATTCCGGTGTCGCTGGGGGAAATTGGACAGATTGAGATCATTCGGGGACCTTCCAGTGCGTCATTCGGTGCAGACGCAGTGGGTGGCGTGGTTCACATCAAAACCAAAATGTATATGCAGCGGGAAGTTTCCCGAAACGGAGAGCTTCTCTCCTATGCGGATGCAGATCTGGCCTACGGCGAAAATAATCTTCGAATCGGCGACCTCTCTTTTGAACTCCAGAACAACCGATGGAGAATGAGTACATCTTTGCGCGGAGTCTACTCTGATGGCGAACAGCTTCAAAACCCCGGATTTGATGCCGGTGTGTCGGATCAAGCTCAATACGACAACTATTTTGAGCTGGCGAACATCAGCACCTCACTATCTTATCGAATGAATAACAACTGGTCTGCATACATTCGCGGCGGACTGGATGAACGCGATTTCAGTGCACGATATTTTTATACCCGAAGTGAGTTTGATGAGTCGGTTGAACAAATCTCGAGTAGGTGGGCCCTGGCTGCCATTACACGTGATAGCGGACAGCACAGATCGGAAATGAATGTCTCCTACCGCAATGTAAACGACATTTTTGATTTTAACTCCCGTATCGGATCACCGGTAAATGAACACACAACGGATCAAATTTTTCTCAACCTTTCTCATCAAATTGATCTGGGGAATTTCGGCCGTTCCTCGATTTCGGATTCCCGGATAATGATCGGAACTCAACTGCTCAATAAACAGATTGAGAGTACAGACCGGGGAGATCATGATGATCGAATGGGCGGAATATATGCGATTGGATCGTTGGGCTGGGAAAATGGACTCAGCATAACGGCCAGCACGCGTCTTCAGTTTGATACACAGAATGATCCTGAACTGCTTCCTCAACTCAGCATGGCGTATAACAGAGACAAAATAACAATCAGAAGTTCAATGGGACGCGCCATACGGATTGGTGATTTTACTGAACGGTTCATCTCTTCTGAAATTGAAAATCTTGCCCCGCTGCGTAACATCGGGAATCCCGATTTGAAACCGGAACGCTCATGGACCTATGACCTTGGGATGGACTGGAGGCCCACGCATCAAACATTGATCTCTCCCACTCTTTTTTACAGAACTTCCTCAAATCTGATTGACTATTCACTTACAAATTCATCCAACATCAACAACGCGGATAATCTGCAGCCGGATGAAGATTACTTCTACACCATGAATATTGCATCCAGCAGTGCTGCCGGATTTGAACTACTGGCATCGCAGCGATATCGATTGAATTCAACATACTCCCTGCGAACAGAAGCCGGCTATACCTACATCCGAACAAGCGGAAATGAAGATGAAGTCTCCAAGTACATCGCAAATCATCCAAAGCACCAGCTCTCATTTACGGTGGATGCGGAAGCCGGAAGATTCCGCGTAACTTCAGAATCATCATACCGGGTCCGTTCCGGAGAAACGGCTGATCTAATTAGTGGCGAAGTGCCCGGAGACTATTTTGTTACCAATTTGAAGCTGCAATACTCACCTTCCAAAATACCGGTTTCAGCGTATGTTCAGGCTCTGAATTTGACTAATACTCAGTACCAGGAAATTCTCGGTCCGCCAATGCCCGGCCGATGGATGATGGGTGGATTGAAAGTGCGGATAAGGTAATAGGTAGTTCAAAACGTACTACTCAATCTTCCCCTTCTTTCGAAGGCGGTGATAAATGCGTTCCGTGTCCAGTTCTTTCGGTATGTCTGATCCGGCTGTCAGATGATCCGCCAGAATAGATGCCATGTACTCGGAGTAGATCAACCCTTTCGATCCCATAGCTGAATAGACCAGCAGTTGTGGGTTGTTTCTGTGCCGTCCAAGCACAGGCAAATGATTCGGTGCCGTAGCCCGAACGCCCGCGAGCTGTCCGGTCTTTTTCACATTCTTGCTGATCTCCGGCAGGATTTTCTCCAGTTTCCCAAACAGCCGGTTATATGCCTCCTCAGTGATATCCACATCCTCAAAATGGTGCTCGTAGGTTGAACCGACGATCAGTTCATTTGGCTTTCTTCGCAAAATATATCCCAAAGCAGAAAGCCCATGCACCCACGGCAGATCATGCTCGGTCTTAAAAATAGCCACCTGACCTTTTACCCGTTGAATACCCAGTTCAGCCCAGTCATCAAATCCGGGTGTATCGGCGCCTGCACATACAATCACGTGCTCGGCGGTTGAGGTTTTTCCCTCTTCATCGGTCAGAACAAAGTCTGATTCCATAAATTCATACTCCGTTTTTAAACCGGTAAACGTTAGGCCGTTATCCGTCAGAACATTTCGGAACGTATTCAGGTAGTTATCTACAAATACCGTGAGCCCCGGCTTGATGAAGTACCCGCCATAATTCTCAGCAATTCCGGGGTTGATCTCCTCAATCTCATCCGGCTCAAGCCAATCCACCCAGCCTTCCGGCCAGGGTTGTTCTTCAAGTGACTGTTTGAAATTCTCTGCCAACTCTTCGGTAATAGCCGGACGCAGCACACCGGTGGCGTTAA
This is a stretch of genomic DNA from Rhodohalobacter barkolensis. It encodes these proteins:
- a CDS encoding TonB-dependent receptor plug domain-containing protein codes for the protein MKKIILVFSLTVLFPQLILAQLTAELDSISVTSSRITTSISESGKSVSVITQREIEAMPVTSVDELMRSIPGININARQGFGVQADVGMRGSTFSQVLFMLDNVPLNDPLTAHFNANIPVSLGEIGQIEIIRGPSSASFGADAVGGVVHIKTKMYMQREVSRNGELLSYADADLAYGENNLRIGDLSFELQNNRWRMSTSLRGVYSDGEQLQNPGFDAGVSDQAQYDNYFELANISTSLSYRMNNNWSAYIRGGLDERDFSARYFYTRSEFDESVEQISSRWALAAITRDSGQHRSEMNVSYRNVNDIFDFNSRIGSPVNEHTTDQIFLNLSHQIDLGNFGRSSISDSRIMIGTQLLNKQIESTDRGDHDDRMGGIYAIGSLGWENGLSITASTRLQFDTQNDPELLPQLSMAYNRDKITIRSSMGRAIRIGDFTERFISSEIENLAPLRNIGNPDLKPERSWTYDLGMDWRPTHQTLISPTLFYRTSSNLIDYSLTNSSNINNADNLQPDEDYFYTMNIASSSAAGFELLASQRYRLNSTYSLRTEAGYTYIRTSGNEDEVSKYIANHPKHQLSFTVDAEAGRFRVTSESSYRVRSGETADLISGEVPGDYFVTNLKLQYSPSKIPVSAYVQALNLTNTQYQEILGPPMPGRWMMGGLKVRIR
- a CDS encoding histidine kinase dimerization/phosphoacceptor domain -containing protein; this translates as MSTRSEENHSLKNNLSNRAEEKRLEELYSYHILDTERDDDFDALATLAAKICGTAVAQINFIDEDSQWSKSCIGAEMDRIPREHSFCDHTIRHDEDMIVPDMLEDERFKGNLFVENDPNVRFYAGIAIKSENRHNIGTICVIDVEPKELNEHQLDSLKILAKEIEVRLKLRKTNIQLEESNQQLNQTATFLKNSADLMFLIDPKLFKIREINRDVIKLLGYHPHELQDQPLSVLKPGQVFLEELNHWAGSDLEKFEFECRLQSKNSDKTWFNVQITKVDELWYATARQIEKRKQIEEKHRDTLKILKNAQRIAKVGNWAWYPQTGELIWSGEIHHLMGTDPDNYSPSIKTFMQMIPEEDRHILENTIQRIIGGGSIEHFEHRVVRKDGQLIYVTQRGEIERNEHGEAVKVIGILQDITESKQAEEKILESLKEKEVMLAEIHHRVKNNLSIIIGMLQLEEFNTDNLQASEIMNSIISRIRSMALVHENLYQTATFTYVPFDKLIEDLIKTTLKSNHYSNNPNIVIEADDVCLNINQAIPFALAVNQLIYLCFSEYENQIIFSLSDKGQSVELRIQAEGESFFSKLTENESNSVNLFKTLLTQFKGSYMINNSKSAGQLLISFDKSDNKGSSAGNFSG
- a CDS encoding NAD(P)/FAD-dependent oxidoreductase — encoded protein: MSDFYAAIFGAGISGLSMANQLQQRGKSVLLIDPFRADPEAPGPPAAMVNPSAGRKGNLVWESEKCLNAFRSNIDKLAEASGRDDLFNATGVLRPAITEELAENFKQSLEEQPWPEGWVDWLEPDEIEEINPGIAENYGGYFIKPGLTVFVDNYLNTFRNVLTDNGLTFTGLKTEYEFMESDFVLTDEEGKTSTAEHVIVCAGADTPGFDDWAELGIQRVKGQVAIFKTEHDLPWVHGLSALGYILRRKPNELIVGSTYEHHFEDVDITEEAYNRLFGKLEKILPEISKNVKKTGQLAGVRATAPNHLPVLGRHRNNPQLLVYSAMGSKGLIYSEYMASILADHLTAGSDIPKELDTERIYHRLRKKGKIE